Sequence from the Chelonoidis abingdonii isolate Lonesome George chromosome 16, CheloAbing_2.0, whole genome shotgun sequence genome:
ATTGCAGGAGAATTTATCTCCCTAGTGATTATTTTTTTCGCACATGATCCACCTCTCCGATTAGACAAAAGATAATTCTTAAAATAATTTGTCTTCTCTTCTGAAGGGGAGCTCAATTTGTTTTGTGCTGAGCTAATTCCTAAAGCTGATTTTGACCGTGCTAAGTAGTGCTTCATCTTTCCAACCATGGGCTTCTCTTTGCTGTGGTGAACACTTTCCTCATTACTTTTCCCAACTTTATTTAATAAAGTATGAGTCACTTCATTGTCTTCCCTTGATGCCCTTAATGAAAAACTCCCTACATCTTCTGAAAGGGTGGGGTCCCATATTAGTCTAGTGTTATCTGCCCCTTGAAAGCCTGTGCCAGCTGGAGTAGATCCCAGTGCATTGGCATCCTCATTTCTGATTAGTGCATCTTCTCTTGCATCCTGTTCTTTTATGTTTCTTGATAATGACCGGTCAATCTCTCGAATGGTAGGTGTACCTTGGCCCTGCTTGTAAAGCTGCTTGTCCTTCTCTACACTAGCTTCCAATCTGCTTTCTGTGTCCCTGTAACTACTACTGACTGTATCTTCTGAGGACAGGGACCTAAGCAGAGGCAGCTTGACTGCCTTTATCACAGGAGATGATTTGAATGTGTTGTCTTTAATCAGAAACAGACTGGGTTTGAATGAATTTGAAGACAGTGGTGATGCTGGCTCTTGTAACAGGGAGGTGGAAGCATccttgttgccttctgctggagaATTCATACTACTGATCTCTTCCCTCTTCTCACTCATCAATTTCTCTTCTGCCATGCTCTCGCTGTCACCCTGGGCCACCTTTCTTTCAGGCTTTTCTTCTGTGCTGGTGTCACAGTTACTAAACGCATAATACTGCAACTCCTCTTTCCCTACCGGTTTCCTTTTCACTTTACTACTTTGCTTGTCATCTATATTCATTTTACTCCTACTCCTCTGGCTTTCTTCAAGGCATGCTTTCTGAAACAGCTGAATCAGTGAAAAGGGCTCCTCCTGAAATGGCTGATCGACTGTGGGCACAAAAGAGTATTCGGAAGAACTACTGCTGcttttgcctttattttcatTGCTACTTCTTACACTGGTTTGATTTGCATTGTTCGGTGCATcatcttctgctggtgaaagaagtTTTGGGGGAATTTTAGGGTCATCATTTCCATTCTGGCTTTCAGCATCTTTCTCATTTTCGTGGCCTTGTACACTCGAATTATACATTTGCATTTGCTGCACAGCTTTTGCATCTGCATTGTCTCTACTGTAGCCTTTCAGTGAAGGATAATGTTGACTTTTCCTTAAACCGTGTTTGTTTGACTGGTGTCCAGAGATGGACACATTTTCACTGTTCTCAGTGTCTTTCAATAGATCTTTGTTTTTTGAATCATCCTGTCGCAAATTGTCCTGATTTTGGTAAAATGAAGTATCTACTGTTACTTGGGGTGAACTTAAAGATAGGTAATTATCTGTGACGTGTCCCTCTAAATCAGTTTTATTGTCCTTTTCTTGGATACTGTCAGTTTGTACCAAAGATCCATGGCTTAATTCATCTCTCTCTGCAAGCTCTAAGCTACTTTCTTCTAGAAAACTGGACACTGTAGCATTCATTTTTACACTTTcttgtttcatgttttctttagccttatttttctcttttaagagAGGAGAAGGACTATAAGTGCTTTTAACACGTTTTCGAACATCCTTCAGGTTGAATAATAAACTTGGTGCTTTAGACTTGTAATTATCCCGAGATTGATAATCACTAAATCCACTTCCCTCATGTTCTTTTGTGGCTGCAATGTCAGGTATTGGTGGTGTCACCAGCACTGGTTGATTTGTTGTCTCTAGTTTTAATGGTATGATTGGTGTTAAAAGTTTTGTGATGTTGAAAGAGGGGCTAATGGATTCAGGGGAGTTTACCTGGTTATCTACTGCAGTTGTGTCAGCAAAAGGTTCAACAGCAGATGGCTTTTTATAAAAAGAGAATTCCTCTCCACTGAGCtgtaacttttcatttgaattctCCTGTGCTTTTGCTGCTACCCCTTTTATATTTCTCTGTTTCCTCCATGGTGGACAGATATAGTCCAATTCAGGCTTGGTTGCCTTCTTCTGAGTGCAAGTGACTTGGGACATAGACAGTGGTGGAGCTGGGGCCTTGAATACAGGTGATGAGGGGAGATCAGGGGTCTGGGACATGGGTGCTAGGGGTGGACCAGAGACCTGGGCTACAGATGTTGGAACAGAAACCTGGGGTACAGATGTTGATGGGCCAGAGACTTGGGGTATAGGTGCTGGTAGAATAGGAACCTGAAACTGAGCTTCTCGAGGGTCAAGGTGTACAGGCATTAGTGGGCCAAGGACCTGAGGTACAGTTGCTGGTGGGACATGGTCCTGGAATTCAGTTGTGGGGGGAAATAAATCCATTAGGAAATCTTTTTCCTGAATTCTAGCACCTATGACCTTTCTGGGTAGTGGTTTATGTTCAGAGGTGTAGGATGGTTTAACCAATGGTGTTTCTTCAAAGTGTGTAATATCCTCCTTTTCTGGTATATGATCTGCAAATTCCTCTTTTTCACTTAGTTTATTATGATGGGCATTCCATGATTCAAAAGCACTGTTCTCGCTGTGAAGAAAATTGCCCTTTTTGATTGGCTCTTTAACTTTCCCACGCCTGTTTTTGACTGTCTTTTTAGAAGAGCTGGTGAGATTTGCCTTAAATACGTTTGAAGTGTCCATCCATACAGGATGATAACCATCTGGACCACAATAGCCCCCATCAATTTTATTATGTCTCTTCTGGACCTCGTGTTTGTCACTGAGCCAGTGGTTATCTCGACACAGATCAGAAAAGTGGAAAAGTTCCCTTTGGATATTTAAAATTGCTGTGTCATCCCAGAAAGCCATGtcatttccctgaattaatttgcatttttgaGAACTATTTTTAACTGCTCCCAGGGAACCTTCTGGATATTGGTTTTCAGTCTTATCGAATGTCTTAATCAAACAGGACACTTTGGAggcatgtttgtttttccttggaCCAGATATTGGCAAATTTGGCTttttcctttctgcagtgctGTTTTTAGCAacttttttctcttcttgaaCACGTTTTGGTAATTGCTGGAATGTTGAAGCCTGTGTTGTATGCTCGTTGTTTTTCGATGATAACTTATTGCAGATATTACTTTTCCTGATGGCATGGTTTAGTGTTCCTTGGTGAATTTTACCAGAGAATTGGTGGGTGATTTCCGGTGAAATGACAAGCTCCAATTCCTTGTCAGATGCTTCAAGTTCTGCCACGCACAAACTCTTGAATGCTCGGTCTGTGAGGCTACATACCTCTCTGTCTGTGTCATCCAGGAGGCTCCCTATACTAGAGGAGTCACTAAGTACATCCATGTGTTTCTTATTTCCCTGCATTGTCCTTGTGAGTCATGAATAAATTATCCCAAGCATTAATTGCATATGTCAAATAGGTAGAAGATTCTGTTGGATATTCCCAattgtttgcaatgttttctcCTAGAATTCTTCTTCCAGAATGTATTACTTTACATTAATTCACCTTATGGAATCACAAAACGGGAGTTTCTCCTCTGCAAAACCAACAAACATGAAAATACAAATGAGCATACACTGTACAATCCTGTCCTACATACAGCATCTTCCATTAATTTGATCCTATATTTAATCAAATCAAAATCTCAGGAATCAAATAATTAGTGTTTAAAAATACTCTTATGTTGGTCACCGTAAATGAGTATCACTGGATAATTCTATCATTGGAAGGTGCCATTGAATTCATAAGACGGGGTctcgattcagcaaagcacctaaaacccattgatttaaatgggacttaagcacatacttaaagttaagcatgtgtttaaagtgctttgctgaacatgGGCCAATGCTTTTACATGAGAAGAAAAGAGACAGTTGTAGGTTTCACACATGTAAGTAAACTGAAGTAAACTCTACTCACCCCTAAATGGCATGAAAGCTACAAACtgctttgtcttcagtgggattttacCACTTGTTagttaacaaataataaataatgcatgGTAAGGCTAATAATACATGGTATTTCCTACAGTGAACACACCCTATAGAGACCCGTAATAGTCAAAGACTGAGTAAAATCTACGTGTTATAGGCCAAGGTTTCAAAAAATGTGATCCCATAGTTAGGATCCTAATAAatggctagatttttaaaagaactgaGCACCCAaccattcccattgatttcaggggttTATTCTATCATTTGAccacttatttagatgcttaaacaTGAAGGTTCAGGGTTTCAACTTACAAAGAGCCCTTCTTCAAGTGtgactctgcttccttccccagccctgaagtaCAGCTTTctgtagctcagaagcttgtaccttccacgaACAGAAATTCGACcggtaaaagatattccctcacctaccttatctctgttctattcaggttcttgtaCCAGCTTGGCCCTGTGGTAAATGACATCAATAGAGTTGCACCTGCTCTCACCAAGATCACACTTGGTCTTTTAGGATGTATTTATTCCCAGCACAAATCCACTTGAGTAAGTAGAGTTACACCAGACATAAATTTAATCCACTGCATATTAACAAATCCCAGGCAAATGCTCTTGCTACAACATACTTTCGCCAAGTATGTTAGAACGCAGTGGATCTGGTATCTTGAAATTGAGGAGACTGCTAATATCAGCATAGCCAGCAGAAGGCAGGACAGCCTAGGGGGACCCATTAGACCCACTAAAGGAGCACAAGCAACAGTTGTTCTCAATTTCCAGAAGGGACAATACCAAAAGGCAAGAATTGTTAATAGTTCAGTCAGAGGCTGTCTGGGTCTCCCATTAATCCACTGGCATTATGCAAGTTAAGAGCCACATTGTAACAGCTTTTGGCTCCTCTACAGCAGTCTGCCGAGATGGACCAGGGCTCGCTGGGGATTATGCTGGACCCAGTGGTGGGCTGGTGTGGCTCCACTGTACCTCCAATGCAGAGCTGAACTGTATAGGCACAGTACAGCCCTAAACTATTTTTGATTCTCCCTGTATATATATTCAAAAGCATGAGCCAGGCTGTTGAATAAAATGCCTATCATAGACCTGAGATatgaagtttggatccagatctgaactcccCCTATGTTTTGATCCAGGGTTCCTGTTTGGCCCATCTCTCCTTTAAAGAGGTCTCCTGTAGAAATGGCTTGACAGCTGGATGCTGAGATTTCAGTAAACTCCCCAAACATGGCTCGGGGTGGTCTATATCAGGGATATTTCAGGGAACAGTCTTGCTCAGATGGGTTATTCAGATTTAGTTCTTACCCTCCTGCTCTCATTAAAAACTCGGCCAACCTATTCCTAGACTCACCTGGCTATAGTGGAACCTGATTCtgtccccattgatttcagtggagctaccctTGATTTACTCCAGAATAAGACCACACTCAGGCCCAATACTTACTGATACTCCATTTCCTTCTGTCTAGGATTTCTCTGACATGGCTTAACCTTCCTACCCCAGCTTAAATTATGTTCAGCCAAAACAAAGAGAACACAAATGACATGCCATCTCATTCTTGCTGGGGCTCTTACCTGTTATGTGAGTGGATACTGCAGGCACAAACCTTTTGTGTAATTTTGTCATCTGTGCTTGGGTGTATTTAGAACTTCCTCTCATGCTTGCATTTGGCCTCATTGCTGCCCATCTTTAGCGAGGAGTTAAAAATAGTTCAATGAAGTAGATTTGGCAGAAGTGGTGTCATAATATGTTTTCGACCTTCAGCATTTTTGATCTCTAGTGAACTCTGCAATTCAAAAACAAATTCATTTGTTTGTGTGAGCTGAATTAGGTATGACTGGCTCATGTATTGGAGCTATTCATTCATACATTCACCCTGTAATAACCATTTTAGTGGCCAATTCCAGACTGTCACTGCTGCTCTGTAATTCTCAATTTAGCACAGTTTTATCCATAATCTGCACAATTTGCAGTGAACTCTGCGCTGCAGTAATTTCTCTTTGCTCCACTTTTTCAGCTCTCAGTGGAAGTTACCTAAGTGCCTTTTGAAGATCTGGACCTTAATGCACTCAAGACAATAGGTTTAAGTATTCCATACTGGTTCCTCTGTGCCCTCAGTTTAACACCCCAATGTAGTCTGCTTTCCCTTGGCCCAGCACACCAGCTGGGGAGGTAGGACATATTGGCAGCCTAATTGAAGACTAGAGATGTTTTATTCAACAGGAAGGCAGGGAGCTAGTACCAATCCCCTCAGTCTCCCAGCAGCAAGAAActacctctccccagccctgtacTCTCCAACACATGAGAAAAATCCTTGGAAATTAGCCAGGTATTTAAATGCAGGAGAATTGAAGTAAATTATGTCTGTCTGGCCaaatttagagagacaaggtgagtgaggtaatatcttttactggatcttTATTTCACcgagagaagttggtccaataaaaaatattacctcatccaccttgtctctctaatatcctgggaccaacacagctacaacaacactgcatacagccaaatttagttcattttaaaacacaacaGTATTTCATGTGTTTTTGCCAAGAGAACCTGGTATTTGCCCAGACAGCTGACAAAAAGgaaactgcagggggaaaatTTTGAGGGCTATGAACATGAACTACGagcttatattttttaaaaaccaccaccAGAAAAGCTACT
This genomic interval carries:
- the C16H10orf71 gene encoding cardiac-enriched FHL2-interacting protein is translated as MQGNKKHMDVLSDSSSIGSLLDDTDREVCSLTDRAFKSLCVAELEASDKELELVISPEITHQFSGKIHQGTLNHAIRKSNICNKLSSKNNEHTTQASTFQQLPKRVQEEKKVAKNSTAERKKPNLPISGPRKNKHASKVSCLIKTFDKTENQYPEGSLGAVKNSSQKCKLIQGNDMAFWDDTAILNIQRELFHFSDLCRDNHWLSDKHEVQKRHNKIDGGYCGPDGYHPVWMDTSNVFKANLTSSSKKTVKNRRGKVKEPIKKGNFLHSENSAFESWNAHHNKLSEKEEFADHIPEKEDITHFEETPLVKPSYTSEHKPLPRKVIGARIQEKDFLMDLFPPTTEFQDHVPPATVPQVLGPLMPVHLDPREAQFQVPILPAPIPQVSGPSTSVPQVSVPTSVAQVSGPPLAPMSQTPDLPSSPVFKAPAPPLSMSQVTCTQKKATKPELDYICPPWRKQRNIKGVAAKAQENSNEKLQLSGEEFSFYKKPSAVEPFADTTAVDNQVNSPESISPSFNITKLLTPIIPLKLETTNQPVLVTPPIPDIAATKEHEGSGFSDYQSRDNYKSKAPSLLFNLKDVRKRVKSTYSPSPLLKEKNKAKENMKQESVKMNATVSSFLEESSLELAERDELSHGSLVQTDSIQEKDNKTDLEGHVTDNYLSLSSPQVTVDTSFYQNQDNLRQDDSKNKDLLKDTENSENVSISGHQSNKHGLRKSQHYPSLKGYSRDNADAKAVQQMQMYNSSVQGHENEKDAESQNGNDDPKIPPKLLSPAEDDAPNNANQTSVRSSNENKGKSSSSSSEYSFVPTVDQPFQEEPFSLIQLFQKACLEESQRSRSKMNIDDKQSSKVKRKPVGKEELQYYAFSNCDTSTEEKPERKVAQGDSESMAEEKLMSEKREEISSMNSPAEGNKDASTSLLQEPASPLSSNSFKPSLFLIKDNTFKSSPVIKAVKLPLLRSLSSEDTVSSSYRDTESRLEASVEKDKQLYKQGQGTPTIREIDRSLSRNIKEQDAREDALIRNEDANALGSTPAGTGFQGADNTRLIWDPTLSEDVGSFSLRASREDNEVTHTLLNKVGKSNEESVHHSKEKPMVGKMKHYLARSKSALGISSAQNKLSSPSEEKTNYFKNYLLSNRRGGSCAKKIITREINSPAISSILENHVYCPVTSDVSRDIRHLEEIPAVLDDLECTIVTNPRSDSITFSAVTSPLSEKIASSSVTKAEDITNSTLLNLVTKNNADISAEEILDSVRRSLLAEDTSNSRMTNERSQSHMEKPLGKPPAVPPKSEKALRRAKKLANKRKKIEAQQKNLQTEHKDTVVRKLSHSGQIPLSPLTLIHSPPSPVSCSPFPPTESSMVRLKGAQSVSPIPSLPATQRKLLQDPDSGQYFVVDLSGQVHLKTFYEPETGKYIQVPICSSERGLHQTASLENLSSPCVLYPSALPLPVAPMRSVSQLSEPLSLMQKVPGAPAEAAEDCWQDGRDAQSPESQPYIEPVSDSHSQHAEETQCNCTKDTSPATNMDIISISDLEDFAVEGIS